A single window of Inmirania thermothiophila DNA harbors:
- a CDS encoding phenylacetate--CoA ligase family protein — MSPYTRLVSGLLFPLHERLKGHDTVRALRELEASQWWPPERLEALRLARLRRLLARAGAQVPYYRRLFAEHGFDPAAVASLGDLAALPFLTKADIRAHAEALRAEDARGLARFNTGGSTGEPLVFWIGRERVTRDVAAKWRATRWWGVDIGDREIVVWGSPVEIGAQDRLRAVRDRILRTRLLPAFEMSPGRIRDYLAVIRRSRPRMLFGYPSSLDLLARAAEREGLRLDGLGIRVAFVTAERLYDEQRSRIARVFGCRVANGYGGRDAGFLAHECPEGRMHITAEDVVLELVDAAGRPVPPGEPGEVVVTHLATGDFPFIRYRTGDVAVLDDAPCPCGRGLPVLREVMGRTTDFVVARDGTVMHGLALIYVVRDLPGIERFRIEQESLERTRVLLVPGPGFEAGHVERIRAGFRQRLGEGVEIDVETVERIPPLPSGKHRYVISRVDPYAQAAA, encoded by the coding sequence ATGAGCCCCTACACCCGCCTCGTCAGCGGCCTGCTCTTTCCGCTTCACGAGCGGCTCAAGGGCCACGACACCGTACGCGCCCTCCGGGAGCTCGAGGCGAGCCAGTGGTGGCCGCCCGAGCGGCTCGAGGCCCTGCGCCTTGCGCGGCTGCGCCGGCTGCTTGCCCGCGCGGGCGCCCAGGTGCCCTACTACCGGCGGCTCTTCGCCGAGCACGGCTTCGACCCCGCGGCGGTGGCCTCCCTCGGGGACCTGGCGGCGCTGCCCTTCCTCACCAAGGCCGACATCCGCGCCCACGCCGAGGCCCTGCGGGCCGAGGACGCGCGGGGGCTCGCCCGCTTCAACACCGGCGGCTCCACCGGCGAGCCGCTGGTCTTCTGGATCGGCCGCGAGCGGGTCACCCGCGACGTCGCCGCCAAGTGGCGGGCGACGCGCTGGTGGGGCGTCGACATCGGCGACCGCGAGATCGTGGTCTGGGGCTCGCCGGTGGAGATCGGCGCCCAGGACCGGCTGCGCGCGGTGCGCGACCGCATCCTGCGCACACGGCTGCTGCCCGCCTTCGAGATGTCGCCCGGGCGCATCCGCGACTACCTCGCCGTGATCCGCCGCAGCCGCCCGCGCATGCTCTTCGGCTATCCGTCGAGCCTGGATCTGCTCGCCCGCGCGGCCGAGCGCGAGGGGCTGCGCCTCGACGGGCTCGGCATCCGCGTCGCCTTCGTCACCGCCGAGCGGCTCTACGACGAGCAGCGAAGCCGCATCGCGCGCGTCTTCGGCTGCCGCGTCGCCAACGGCTACGGCGGCCGCGACGCCGGCTTCCTCGCCCACGAGTGCCCCGAGGGGCGCATGCACATCACCGCCGAGGACGTCGTCCTCGAGCTGGTGGACGCCGCCGGCCGCCCCGTCCCGCCGGGCGAGCCCGGCGAGGTGGTGGTGACGCACCTCGCCACCGGCGACTTCCCCTTCATCCGCTACCGCACCGGCGACGTCGCCGTCCTCGACGACGCGCCCTGCCCCTGCGGGCGCGGCCTGCCCGTGCTGCGCGAAGTCATGGGCCGCACCACCGACTTCGTCGTCGCCCGCGACGGCACCGTCATGCACGGGCTCGCCCTGATCTACGTGGTGCGCGACCTGCCCGGGATCGAGCGCTTCCGCATCGAGCAGGAGAGCCTCGAGCGCACCCGCGTCCTCCTCGTGCCGGGGCCGGGCTTCGAGGCGGGGCACGTGGAGCGCATCCGCGCCGGCTTCCGCCAGCGCCTCGGCGAGGGGGTGGAGATCGACGTCGAGACCGTCGAGCGCATCCCCCCCCTGCCCTCGGGCAAGCACCGCTACGTCATCAGCCGGGTCGACCCCTACGCGCAGGCGGCGGCATGA
- a CDS encoding DUF4212 domain-containing protein, with protein MSTQDRSPQAYWRANMRLVGIHLAVWAFVSYGMAILFRGAEPGVDIGFWFAQQGSMLVFIIQIFIYAWQMNRLDREFDVHED; from the coding sequence ATGAGCACACAGGACAGGTCGCCACAGGCCTACTGGCGGGCCAACATGCGCCTGGTGGGCATCCACCTGGCGGTGTGGGCCTTCGTCTCGTACGGCATGGCCATCCTCTTCCGGGGGGCCGAGCCGGGCGTGGACATCGGGTTCTGGTTCGCGCAGCAGGGCTCGATGCTCGTCTTCATCATCCAGATCTTCATCTACGCCTGGCAGATGAACCGTCTGGATCGCGAGTTCGACGTCCACGAGGACTGA
- a CDS encoding sulfotransferase family protein, producing the protein MSAILHKLGKLRDPEIRAKNLEAARLAAREAWWDIARPALPEPIFVVGCSRSGTTVTYETLALAPGLRSLGYEVPQLWHRIWGPWHNGWHSEAATAEDARPAHGRLARRFYYARLGAGRILDKTCINVLRVPYLARLFPDAHFVYVHRDGRDNVSSLMDGWRKDRHFALTQFLGPCPEEVAIEGGRFREWHFFLPPGWRDYNRASLAEACAHQWISANRLALEGARHVDPDRWHVLRYEALLEAPVEAFERLYARLGLEFTPAIRRRCAELARHPTSLVSGPPKRAKWKERNREAVESILDRIAPMQERLGYDA; encoded by the coding sequence GTGAGCGCGATCCTGCACAAGCTCGGCAAGCTGCGCGATCCCGAGATCCGCGCCAAGAACCTCGAGGCGGCGCGGCTCGCCGCCCGCGAGGCGTGGTGGGACATCGCCCGCCCGGCCCTGCCCGAGCCCATCTTCGTCGTCGGCTGCTCGCGCTCGGGCACCACCGTCACCTACGAGACCCTCGCCCTCGCGCCGGGGCTTCGCAGTCTCGGCTACGAGGTGCCCCAGCTCTGGCACCGCATTTGGGGCCCCTGGCACAACGGTTGGCACTCCGAGGCCGCCACCGCCGAGGACGCCCGCCCGGCGCACGGGCGCCTCGCCCGCCGCTTCTACTACGCCCGCCTCGGCGCCGGGCGCATCCTCGACAAGACCTGCATCAACGTCCTGCGCGTCCCCTACCTCGCGCGGCTCTTCCCGGACGCGCACTTCGTCTACGTCCACCGCGACGGGCGCGACAACGTCAGCTCCCTCATGGACGGCTGGCGCAAGGACCGCCACTTCGCCCTGACGCAGTTCCTCGGCCCCTGCCCGGAGGAGGTGGCCATCGAGGGCGGGCGGTTCCGGGAGTGGCACTTCTTCCTCCCCCCGGGCTGGCGCGACTACAACCGCGCGAGCCTCGCCGAGGCCTGCGCCCACCAGTGGATCAGCGCCAACCGCCTCGCCCTCGAGGGGGCGCGCCACGTCGATCCGGACCGCTGGCACGTGCTGCGCTACGAGGCGCTGCTCGAGGCCCCGGTGGAGGCCTTCGAACGGCTCTATGCGCGCCTCGGCCTCGAATTCACGCCCGCCATCCGCCGGCGCTGCGCCGAGCTCGCCCGCCACCCCACGAGCCTCGTCAGCGGGCCGCCGAAGCGGGCCAAGTGGAAGGAGCGCAACCGCGAGGCGGTGGAATCCATCCTCGACCGCATCGCGCCGATGCAGGAGCGGCTGGGGTATGACGCCTGA
- a CDS encoding class I SAM-dependent methyltransferase, with product MKTSISDRMRRSIVRRFFTYPGGDYQDGRDPEGRFRLICDHVDLSQIGSVLDIGCNAGRITRLFAEAGKFAVGLDVAPYYLTTLMDMRYAPKTPAFGKFPLTRESVDLLPSFDLVLLLSVHHWWVKEHGDAYAQAIVAKLAGKARRHLVIEFAASNDKYGYREPRFDDDEERSVTDYALDWLKGVPGLTNVRKIGRKQERNAVETFRYLFLCDTHDRGQDVRWAIPPEQEAQGGAS from the coding sequence TTGAAGACATCCATCAGCGACCGGATGCGGCGAAGCATCGTTCGCCGGTTCTTCACCTATCCCGGCGGAGATTACCAAGATGGCCGCGACCCGGAGGGCCGCTTCCGCCTCATCTGCGACCACGTGGATCTCTCCCAGATCGGTAGCGTCCTGGACATCGGCTGCAACGCGGGCAGGATCACCCGACTGTTTGCCGAAGCCGGCAAGTTCGCGGTGGGTCTCGACGTCGCGCCCTATTACCTGACGACCCTGATGGACATGCGCTACGCCCCGAAAACACCCGCATTCGGCAAGTTCCCCCTGACCCGCGAATCCGTGGACCTGCTGCCCTCCTTCGACCTCGTGCTCCTCCTTTCGGTCCACCACTGGTGGGTCAAGGAGCACGGCGACGCCTACGCCCAAGCGATCGTCGCCAAGCTCGCCGGCAAGGCCCGCCGCCACCTCGTCATCGAGTTCGCCGCAAGCAATGACAAGTACGGCTATCGGGAGCCTCGCTTCGACGACGACGAGGAGCGCAGCGTCACCGACTATGCCCTCGACTGGCTCAAGGGCGTGCCCGGGCTCACCAACGTCCGAAAGATCGGCCGCAAGCAGGAGCGGAACGCCGTGGAGACCTTCCGCTACCTCTTTCTCTGCGACACGCACGATCGAGGGCAGGACGTCCGCTGGGCGATACCGCCGGAGCAGGAGGCCCAGGGTGGCGCGTCATGA
- a CDS encoding sulfotransferase family protein, translating into MSTTPQARAAQVAAALRRRGRLAGKALAQRLRPRQGPPLTLFVAGVQRSGTNMVMDVLERSLETVVFHKRDPRAFRRYEMRPLDTIEALRGRCRARVMVVKALCELDLLPRLLEALAPARAVWIYRDWRHSVRSQLRSFPRHPGWIRRTLEDPAVGGWIGRGLQGPLLSEARALAAEAEMHDADSAALFSWFRNRLLFDLGLARDPRVRLVRYERLLEDPAGSFAALFAHAGLAFRPAWADGVRAPRHAQGAALAVSPPLAATCSALLARMEEAAA; encoded by the coding sequence ATGAGCACGACTCCGCAGGCACGGGCGGCGCAGGTGGCGGCGGCGTTGCGGCGCCGGGGGCGGCTCGCGGGCAAGGCGCTCGCCCAGCGCCTGCGGCCGCGCCAGGGGCCGCCGCTGACCCTCTTCGTCGCCGGGGTGCAGCGCTCGGGCACCAACATGGTGATGGACGTCCTCGAGCGCAGCCTCGAGACCGTGGTCTTCCACAAGCGCGACCCGCGCGCCTTCCGGCGCTACGAGATGCGGCCCCTCGACACCATCGAGGCGCTGCGTGGGCGCTGTCGGGCGCGGGTCATGGTGGTCAAGGCCCTGTGCGAGCTGGACCTGCTGCCGCGCCTGCTGGAGGCGCTCGCCCCCGCCCGCGCGGTCTGGATCTACCGCGACTGGCGCCACAGCGTCCGCTCGCAGCTTCGCTCCTTCCCGAGGCATCCGGGCTGGATCCGGCGCACGCTGGAGGACCCGGCGGTGGGCGGGTGGATCGGACGCGGGCTGCAGGGGCCCCTGCTGAGCGAGGCGCGGGCCCTGGCGGCCGAGGCCGAGATGCACGACGCCGACAGCGCCGCCCTCTTCTCGTGGTTCCGCAACCGGCTCCTCTTCGACCTCGGCCTTGCGCGCGACCCGCGGGTGCGCCTCGTGCGCTACGAGCGGCTGCTGGAAGACCCCGCGGGATCGTTCGCGGCCCTCTTCGCCCACGCCGGCCTCGCCTTCCGCCCCGCCTGGGCCGACGGGGTCCGCGCCCCCCGGCACGCGCAGGGCGCGGCGCTTGCCGTCTCGCCCCCCCTGGCCGCGACCTGCTCCGCCCTGCTTGCGCGCATGGAGGAGGCGGCGGCATGA
- a CDS encoding glycosyl hydrolase translates to MSALLAAAAALAALAWGLALWRRRGLLVRLWREPVLARPVLAVESDDWGPGGEAEAAALRALAATLATVQDAEGRPALAAIGLCLARPAPSTPQHYRRTRLDDPAQAVVLEALREGERRGVFALQLHGMEHLRPASVLAAAGRDPALRAWLEDPDPEALPPPLQSRWVDGALLPTRALPADEVAAMAAEETAAFAAVLGRPAVVAVPPTFVWTEAVEQAWAACGVRVIVTPGVRHEGRGADGAPLAGPRILNGEEAAGGARYLVRDVYFEPARGHRVEEALAAVAARVTEGRPALVESHRFNYLGPDASRHRGALAELLRRAAAELPGLRFVAPETLAAAYARPEASDLFTRSRRRRIAACCARIRREPALRRLLGPAAVAVRILDLARRLAAPADAPRTAHAR, encoded by the coding sequence ATGAGCGCGCTCCTCGCCGCGGCCGCCGCCCTCGCCGCCCTCGCCTGGGGCCTCGCCCTGTGGCGGCGGCGGGGGCTTCTCGTGCGGCTCTGGCGCGAGCCGGTGCTGGCGCGGCCGGTGCTCGCGGTCGAGAGCGACGACTGGGGTCCCGGCGGCGAGGCCGAGGCGGCGGCGCTGCGCGCGCTTGCGGCGACGCTGGCCACGGTGCAGGACGCCGAGGGACGCCCGGCCCTCGCCGCCATCGGCCTCTGCCTCGCCCGCCCCGCCCCCTCCACGCCGCAGCACTACCGCCGCACGCGCCTCGACGACCCCGCCCAGGCCGTGGTCCTCGAGGCCCTGCGCGAGGGCGAGCGCCGCGGCGTCTTCGCCCTCCAGCTCCACGGCATGGAGCACCTGCGCCCGGCCTCGGTGCTGGCCGCCGCGGGGCGCGATCCGGCCCTGCGCGCCTGGCTCGAGGACCCGGACCCCGAGGCGCTGCCGCCGCCGCTGCAGAGCCGCTGGGTGGACGGCGCGCTCCTGCCCACACGGGCGCTCCCCGCCGACGAGGTCGCGGCCATGGCGGCGGAGGAGACCGCGGCCTTCGCCGCCGTCCTCGGCCGCCCCGCGGTGGTGGCGGTGCCGCCCACCTTCGTCTGGACCGAGGCCGTGGAGCAGGCCTGGGCGGCCTGCGGCGTGCGCGTCATCGTGACCCCCGGGGTGCGCCACGAGGGCCGCGGGGCGGACGGCGCCCCGCTGGCCGGCCCGCGCATCCTCAACGGCGAGGAGGCCGCGGGCGGGGCCCGCTACCTCGTCCGCGACGTCTACTTCGAGCCCGCCCGCGGCCACCGCGTGGAGGAGGCCCTCGCCGCCGTCGCCGCCCGCGTCACCGAGGGCCGGCCCGCCCTCGTGGAGAGCCACCGCTTCAACTACCTCGGACCCGACGCCTCGCGCCACCGGGGCGCGCTCGCCGAGCTGCTGCGCCGCGCCGCGGCGGAGCTGCCGGGGCTGCGCTTCGTCGCCCCGGAGACCCTCGCCGCGGCCTACGCCCGCCCCGAGGCCTCGGACCTCTTCACCCGCTCGCGCCGGAGGCGGATCGCCGCCTGCTGCGCACGCATCCGCCGCGAGCCGGCCCTGCGCCGCCTTCTCGGCCCGGCGGCGGTGGCGGTGCGCATCCTCGACCTCGCGCGGCGCCTGGCCGCCCCCGCGGACGCGCCGAGGACCGCCCATGCCCGCTGA
- a CDS encoding tetratricopeptide repeat protein produces the protein MAIGNFNPSPAELRLLPAYCGPRAQPWGNDANRPEVRRWLQVFGGDYIHMHHYCEALLRLHKARTEADPDRRRGMYQVALNNLEYVRERVGSGFVLRAELHVLLAETHAGLGDLGAALAEARRSVQAKPDYVRGIALLADLSVRAGQAAEARRALEAGLARKPQARRLRLRLACLDGRAARGCPRGYPAPGEGRR, from the coding sequence ATGGCGATCGGCAACTTCAACCCGAGCCCCGCGGAGCTGCGCCTGCTGCCCGCCTACTGCGGCCCCCGCGCGCAGCCCTGGGGCAACGATGCGAACCGCCCCGAAGTCCGGCGCTGGCTCCAGGTCTTCGGCGGCGACTACATCCACATGCACCACTACTGCGAGGCGCTGCTGCGGCTGCACAAGGCGCGGACGGAGGCGGACCCCGACCGGCGGCGCGGCATGTACCAGGTGGCGCTCAACAATCTGGAATACGTGAGGGAGCGCGTGGGTTCAGGCTTCGTGCTGCGGGCCGAGCTCCACGTGCTCCTCGCCGAGACCCACGCGGGCCTCGGCGATCTCGGGGCGGCCCTCGCCGAGGCGCGAAGATCGGTGCAGGCCAAGCCCGACTACGTGCGCGGCATCGCCCTCCTTGCCGACCTTTCGGTGCGGGCCGGACAGGCCGCGGAGGCTCGCCGGGCCCTCGAGGCGGGGCTTGCACGCAAGCCTCAGGCCCGGCGGCTGCGGCTGCGGCTGGCCTGCCTCGACGGACGGGCCGCACGCGGCTGCCCGCGGGGCTACCCCGCGCCCGGGGAGGGGAGGCGGTGA
- a CDS encoding glycosyltransferase family 4 protein has protein sequence MTPEAAQGTRRLRVGCFLGTDGDYGGAGRILWNVLRHADRIGIEPVAVLSRRGPGVAELEARGIPWTVWPKEDQGVAAAAFRAVRIRGLVREHDLDLVHCLSGAFGWRAWELRALRRAGCPVLVHTQRPIPAASPYLRHTDAVAACSAYLAGELRCDAPVHAVHDLVDAERMQAGRSLRAELGIPPETRVVAFVGRPRTAKGIGLFLEVAASGLLPDTRFLLSVQRGNRLPDTWDEETLRARIAAAPQVELLGHVARIEDVYATADALLLPFLGEEPCPAVLEEAAVAGVPVVTSRGGSVREYVEEGLSGLYVASPSVQNLAEALARVLEGRPAADRRGGIAAWGRERFLERPIRTLRAIYRALGGGADRTAEAC, from the coding sequence ATGACGCCTGAGGCTGCGCAGGGCACCCGGCGGCTGCGGGTCGGCTGCTTCCTCGGCACCGACGGCGACTACGGCGGGGCGGGGAGGATCCTCTGGAACGTCCTCCGGCACGCGGACCGCATCGGCATCGAGCCGGTGGCGGTGCTTTCGCGGCGCGGGCCGGGGGTGGCGGAGCTCGAGGCGCGCGGCATCCCGTGGACCGTCTGGCCCAAGGAGGACCAGGGCGTCGCCGCGGCTGCCTTCCGCGCCGTCCGCATCCGGGGACTCGTGCGCGAGCACGACCTGGACCTCGTGCACTGCCTGTCCGGGGCCTTCGGCTGGCGGGCCTGGGAGCTGCGCGCCCTGCGCCGCGCCGGCTGTCCCGTGCTCGTCCACACCCAGCGCCCCATCCCTGCCGCCTCCCCCTATCTGCGCCATACGGATGCCGTGGCGGCATGCTCCGCCTACCTCGCGGGCGAGCTCCGGTGCGATGCCCCGGTCCACGCCGTCCACGACCTCGTGGACGCCGAGCGGATGCAGGCGGGGAGATCCCTCCGTGCCGAGCTGGGCATTCCGCCCGAGACGCGGGTGGTGGCGTTCGTGGGGCGGCCGCGGACGGCCAAGGGCATCGGTCTCTTCCTGGAGGTGGCGGCCTCCGGGCTGCTGCCGGACACCCGCTTCCTGCTCAGCGTGCAGCGGGGCAACAGGCTGCCCGACACCTGGGACGAGGAGACGCTGCGGGCGCGCATCGCGGCTGCGCCGCAGGTTGAGCTCCTCGGGCACGTGGCGCGGATCGAGGATGTCTACGCCACCGCGGACGCCCTGCTGCTGCCCTTCCTCGGCGAGGAGCCCTGCCCGGCGGTGCTGGAGGAGGCGGCGGTGGCCGGTGTACCCGTGGTGACTTCCAGGGGCGGCAGCGTCCGTGAGTACGTCGAGGAGGGGCTCTCGGGCCTGTACGTGGCCTCGCCTTCGGTGCAGAACCTCGCCGAGGCCCTGGCCCGGGTGCTGGAAGGCCGCCCGGCCGCCGACCGCCGCGGGGGGATCGCCGCTTGGGGGCGCGAGCGCTTCCTCGAGCGCCCGATTCGGACACTGCGCGCGATCTACCGGGCGCTGGGCGGCGGTGCAGACCGGACCGCGGAGGCCTGCTGA
- a CDS encoding glycosyltransferase — translation MAARITVVVPAFNAARWIRRAIDSVLAQTHRPDEIVVVDDGSTDETPDILAGYGDRIRVVRQDNRGLPAARNAGIAAARGDLIAFLDADDWWRPGKLAAQLALMRERPEVGFCSTEATVVDDDGTEVGRWRCPPCEGAILEAIFERHATVAGSGSAVLVRREVLERAGRFDETLPALEDIDLWMRLAAISAYACVAEPLVVIRRGAQSMSRDLDRMRGAAIRVMRKNRTLLPPDRRGRFWNRCYAGMLSDYAKWEARAGRRAAALVHLAEGLVRAPLARGRMILGLLPAALARRL, via the coding sequence ATGGCGGCGAGGATCACGGTGGTCGTCCCGGCCTTCAACGCGGCGCGCTGGATCCGGCGGGCCATCGACAGCGTCCTCGCCCAGACGCATCGGCCCGACGAGATCGTCGTCGTGGACGACGGCAGCACCGACGAGACCCCGGACATCCTCGCGGGCTACGGCGACCGGATCCGCGTCGTCCGGCAGGACAACCGCGGCCTGCCCGCCGCGCGCAACGCGGGAATCGCCGCCGCGCGCGGCGACCTCATCGCCTTCCTCGACGCCGACGACTGGTGGCGCCCGGGCAAGCTCGCGGCGCAGCTCGCCCTCATGCGGGAGCGGCCGGAGGTGGGCTTCTGCTCCACCGAGGCCACGGTGGTGGACGACGACGGCACGGAGGTGGGACGCTGGCGCTGCCCGCCCTGCGAGGGCGCGATTCTCGAGGCGATCTTCGAGCGCCACGCCACCGTGGCCGGCAGCGGCTCGGCCGTGCTCGTGCGACGGGAGGTGCTCGAGCGCGCCGGTCGGTTCGACGAGACCCTGCCCGCGCTGGAGGACATCGATCTCTGGATGCGCCTGGCCGCGATCAGCGCCTACGCCTGCGTGGCCGAGCCGCTGGTGGTGATCCGGCGGGGCGCGCAGAGCATGAGCCGCGACCTCGACCGCATGCGCGGCGCCGCCATCCGCGTCATGCGCAAGAACCGCACCCTGCTCCCCCCGGATCGGCGCGGCCGGTTCTGGAACCGCTGCTACGCCGGGATGCTGAGCGACTACGCCAAGTGGGAGGCGCGGGCGGGCAGGCGCGCCGCCGCGCTCGTCCATCTCGCAGAGGGGCTCGTGCGGGCGCCGCTGGCGCGGGGGCGGATGATCCTGGGGCTGCTGCCCGCGGCGCTTGCGCGGCGTCTGTGA
- a CDS encoding glycosyltransferase family 4 protein, producing MPAERRYLVLTELFLPTKGGTAVWFDEVYRRLGDRGTHIVTAAVPGAAEHDRDHPNTVHRIRWRPSRWLRPYSLPIYARLAATAHALMARHRLDAVHAGRVLPEGLVGWSVAALWRRPLVVYAHGEEITTWGRIPRRRRAMRFVYRRATHVIANSDFTRERLLELGVPAARIRVIHPGVDTARFRRGPADARLRARLGLAEGTRLILSVGRLSRRKGFDRVIEALPALLARGLDVHYAVIGIGEDEAHLRALAEGCGVARRVHLLGHVPPDELPAWYRTADVFAMPNRPVGADAEGFGMVYIEAAACGTPAVAGRHGGTGAAVLDGETGLRVDGESVEAVAEGLARLLAEPELARRLAENAWRRAVEELSWERVAERTRALEEAA from the coding sequence ATGCCCGCTGAGCGCCGCTACCTCGTCCTCACCGAGCTCTTCCTCCCCACCAAGGGGGGCACGGCAGTGTGGTTCGACGAGGTCTACCGCCGCCTCGGCGACCGCGGCACCCACATCGTCACCGCCGCCGTGCCCGGCGCCGCCGAGCACGACCGCGACCACCCGAACACCGTCCACCGCATCCGCTGGCGCCCGAGCCGCTGGCTGCGGCCCTACTCGCTGCCCATCTACGCCCGGCTCGCCGCCACCGCCCACGCCCTCATGGCCCGCCACCGCCTCGACGCCGTCCACGCCGGGCGCGTCCTCCCGGAGGGGCTGGTGGGCTGGAGCGTGGCCGCCCTGTGGCGCCGGCCGCTGGTGGTCTACGCCCACGGCGAGGAGATCACCACCTGGGGCCGCATCCCGCGCCGGCGCCGCGCCATGCGCTTCGTCTACCGCCGCGCCACCCACGTCATCGCCAACAGCGACTTCACCCGCGAGCGGCTCCTGGAGCTCGGCGTGCCGGCGGCGCGCATCCGCGTCATCCACCCCGGCGTCGACACGGCGCGCTTCCGCCGCGGCCCCGCCGACGCCCGGCTGCGCGCGCGCCTGGGGCTCGCCGAGGGCACCCGCCTCATCCTCTCGGTGGGCCGCCTCAGCCGCCGCAAGGGCTTCGACCGCGTCATCGAGGCGCTGCCCGCGCTCCTTGCACGCGGCCTCGACGTGCACTATGCCGTCATCGGGATCGGCGAGGACGAGGCGCACCTGCGGGCGCTCGCCGAGGGCTGCGGCGTGGCTCGGCGCGTCCACCTGCTCGGCCATGTGCCCCCCGATGAGCTGCCCGCCTGGTACCGCACCGCGGACGTCTTCGCCATGCCCAACCGGCCGGTGGGGGCCGACGCCGAGGGCTTCGGCATGGTCTACATCGAGGCCGCCGCCTGCGGCACCCCGGCCGTGGCCGGGCGCCACGGCGGCACCGGCGCCGCCGTGCTCGACGGCGAGACGGGCCTTCGCGTCGACGGCGAATCGGTGGAGGCCGTGGCCGAGGGGCTCGCACGGCTGCTCGCCGAGCCGGAGCTGGCCCGCCGCCTGGCCGAGAACGCCTGGCGGCGCGCCGTGGAGGAGCTCTCCTGGGAGCGCGTCGCCGAGCGCACCCGCGCCCTGGAGGAGGCGGCGTGA
- a CDS encoding GGDEF domain-containing protein, producing the protein MTEDEAGALEAARPELARRLELCRDLPSPPGVALRLVRLGEDPEADLDEIVGILRHDPALAAKVLRVANSPLYSRQRNIDNLRQAILLLGLNGTLTLALSFSLVPTLRDGGRDGLDHARFWRRTCLGSLAAQVLADRAGLPGLEDAFLAGLLQDIGILALERVEPGLYAGLGPDAGHDAIAARERERLGTDHAAVGAWLLARWALPARLRRAVARSHRLAPPQEAEDLQGLLDWAVAGAAVVAGAWIDGDGPEQGSEAVRAVAAAIGWDGAACGEALERIAAHVPETEALLECELASPEELALLQERARELATARSLHAVQQAQQIRRHAQALETRARELEERARRDSLTGLYNRAWLDQMLEEEFRRAESYGWPLSVAFIDLDRFKTINDTYGHAAGDTVLRRIAALLLDNSRETDIVARYGGEEFVLLLPGSGRRGAQAFCERLLAACRAAATEVAPGRHVAVTASIGLATHGEHQRYESPDELVRAADKALYAAKVAGRDRLVVVDERR; encoded by the coding sequence ATGACGGAGGACGAGGCCGGGGCACTGGAAGCGGCACGGCCCGAGCTCGCGAGACGTCTCGAGCTCTGCCGCGACCTCCCCAGTCCGCCGGGGGTGGCGCTGCGGCTGGTGCGCCTCGGCGAGGACCCGGAGGCCGACCTCGACGAGATCGTCGGCATCCTGCGCCACGACCCCGCCCTCGCGGCCAAGGTCCTGCGCGTGGCCAACTCGCCCCTCTACTCCCGCCAGCGCAACATCGACAACCTGCGCCAGGCCATCCTGCTTCTCGGCCTCAACGGCACCCTCACCCTGGCCCTGAGCTTCTCCCTCGTGCCGACGCTTCGGGACGGCGGCCGCGACGGCCTCGACCACGCGCGCTTCTGGCGCCGCACCTGCCTCGGGAGCCTCGCCGCCCAGGTGCTCGCCGACCGCGCAGGCCTGCCCGGCCTCGAAGACGCCTTCCTCGCCGGCCTGCTCCAGGACATCGGCATCCTCGCCCTCGAGCGGGTCGAGCCCGGCCTCTACGCCGGCCTCGGCCCCGATGCCGGCCACGACGCCATCGCCGCGCGCGAGCGGGAGCGCCTCGGCACCGATCACGCCGCGGTGGGCGCCTGGCTGCTCGCACGCTGGGCGCTGCCGGCGAGGCTGCGTCGCGCGGTGGCCCGCAGCCACCGCCTCGCGCCCCCGCAGGAGGCGGAGGATCTGCAGGGGCTGCTGGACTGGGCGGTGGCCGGCGCCGCCGTGGTCGCCGGCGCCTGGATCGACGGCGACGGTCCGGAGCAGGGCAGCGAGGCCGTGCGCGCCGTGGCGGCGGCCATCGGCTGGGACGGGGCCGCCTGCGGCGAGGCGCTGGAGCGGATCGCCGCCCACGTGCCGGAGACCGAGGCCCTGCTGGAGTGCGAGCTCGCCTCCCCGGAGGAGCTTGCACTGCTGCAGGAGCGGGCCCGCGAGCTCGCCACCGCGCGCAGCCTCCATGCCGTGCAGCAGGCGCAGCAGATCCGCCGCCACGCCCAGGCCCTCGAGACCCGGGCCCGCGAGCTCGAGGAGCGGGCCCGGCGCGACTCCCTCACCGGGCTCTACAACCGCGCCTGGCTCGACCAGATGCTGGAGGAGGAGTTCCGCCGCGCCGAGAGCTACGGCTGGCCCCTCAGCGTCGCCTTCATCGACCTCGACCGCTTCAAGACCATCAACGACACCTACGGCCACGCCGCAGGCGACACCGTCCTGCGTCGGATCGCCGCCCTGCTGCTGGACAACAGCCGCGAGACCGACATCGTCGCCCGCTACGGCGGCGAAGAGTTCGTCCTCCTCCTGCCGGGCAGCGGGCGCCGCGGCGCCCAGGCCTTCTGCGAGCGGCTCCTCGCCGCCTGCCGCGCTGCCGCCACCGAGGTCGCCCCGGGCCGGCACGTGGCGGTCACCGCCTCCATCGGGCTCGCCACCCACGGCGAGCACCAGCGCTACGAGTCGCCCGACGAGCTCGTGCGCGCCGCCGACAAGGCGCTCTATGCCGCCAAGGTCGCCGGACGCGACCGCCTGGTCGTGGTGGACGAGCGCCGCTAG